The Macrobrachium nipponense isolate FS-2020 chromosome 8, ASM1510439v2, whole genome shotgun sequence nucleotide sequence ACGCATCCGGTACAACAAAGGATTGCTGTGTGCCTCCAGACTGAATAAGTCCGGCCAGCAAACTCTCCTGAGTTTGTAGTCAAACTCTCCTGAGTTTGTAGTCTCTGAGCAAGAGACAAGATGGATTGTCCTGATGTCTCTAAGCCCGAAGCGAGCTGAGAAGACATCGATTGGAATCTCGAGTCTACCTACCATGctgcccatcttctccatgagGAGATTTGCAAAGGCAACAGGGTTAAAGCCGGATTCCAATGGTCTGGTTTTAGGACctttagctctcgaccccttatgTGGGGGAGTAGCTTTCCCCGGGGCAGTCAAAGACTTGGTAGCCAATGATGACCTGGCGGAGTCTGCTGGAGAAGGCTTAGCTGGTCTGGCAGCCTTCTGCAGGGACTTCTTTGTTAAagttttcaccttggggattTCAGAACCAGACCTATCCCCAAGGATCCTGGACTTCGagaagccctggaaggaagatgaagaagaagatggactaaaaatattaattctagAGCTAATAcctcctgcctcacttacctccctaccttcttcCTGCGAGTCGATGGCCATCGGTTCTCGATCACTTCCTCACATAAACCCTCTTCAAGGGGGATCTGGGTATCAAGACAGATCCTCTCTATGATAGGAGCCGCAAGTTCCCTAGCTACTGCTGCCGAAATCCTAGCATTGGGATAGAGGAGAGAACACATCTCCTCCGACAGCATATAGGGGCATCCAGTGGTTACGTTCCTACCAGGTTTTAAGGCTTGCTAGTGAGGAGGCCTTAAGCGCCAGAGGGGTCTGTAAGAAAGGACGAAATCAGAtcctccagaaatttcccttcctATATGCAACtatgttaaaaaataaacgtTACTAAGGTGCGGATGGTACTTACTGACTCATTAGTTACGTTCTGTACTAAGCCGTAACATACTTCGCAGCCATCCGGATGCCAGACTAAGAAGTTTTCCATCTGTACCGAACAGCTGGCATGAGAACGGCAGACTACATGCCCACAAGGTTGTTGGATAACAGCCGAACAGCCCAACTCCAGACAGTGTACCATCTGTAAGTTAGAATTGATACATGAGTACACTTAaactagtttttatatatatatatatatataactagttacAGGGAAAAAATCAATTCTTCAGTAAGAATTGTATTAAAAAACAAGCTGTGAAAGTCTCTGCTTGCTCTGGAATCCATAATTTCATTATCGTGATCGCTAATACCGACGGAACTGGCTtaatacgagcagaacagggagccaggTAAACCTGGTCTGAATCTGAACGCACCAGAAAAGAGTAGCTATTCCAAGTTAATTGGAAAAGCATTCTAAACCTGGTTCCACCCCCACCGGAATGGGGGCGGTAGCGAAAAAATAGCGAATAATGGAAAACCGAGCGGCGGACACAGCAGTAGTACTAATAACTTCCGGTGTGGTGTGTAATAACCCGGCGAGAGTAATGATAGATCACACTTCGACCGGGAAACACAGAGCCGGAGAAGTACCCACAGAGATTACAAAAACTCTATTTATCTTGACTCAAGATGGAATCACGATAGTGCATTTATAAAGACCAGGAAgcagtcatttatctttaattttgtaagggaaatattatgaacattatgCAGTGCGAGAtgcgtagaaaattatataagTTGTATTGAATTGtttgtaatataatatttctttgtgTCGAGTGTTTTTTGAAGAGTAAAATACACTCAATGGTTGTTTGACTCTAAGCAATCGTTAACGAGTTGTTAAGGATTGTCGTTAGCGCCAATCGTCTCTGACTGATTCGAGTCAGAATCGGACAGTATCGGCTCGGTTGTTTAACAGTGAGGGTCTTTGTTACCTTACGGTATCTTGTAATGTAGGGGGAAGGAATTAACACAGCTTCGAGAGGAGTTCTTACCATCATGTGCTACAGCTAAGTTTacgatttttataagtgttttgttgAGGTGATAATATTGAAGGGCATGCATGCACGATAGATATTGTTACTGGCAGGCATTTGTAAAATGAATAAGACTATTCTTCGGGTTGCCGGATAGGAAACtttacaataaatattttaaggttagtaataaatataaataatctattcCTGGTCAAACAATGATTTTATACGATCACAGGATATGGTAAATTAAATTGTATACATGAACACAACGCAAATTCTCGATTTATTGAATGAAAGGAACAGAAAAGAATCCTTGAAAATCTGTTAAAGTACCTGGTAATATGCAAACTAAATTAGGGTAAATTTAGGTTTTTACATTGATTGAATATTCTATATGTTTACTATTTTGGATTCTTTTGAGTAGATATACTATTCCTTgacctcctccgactaatcccccggGAATAGTGCTCGACGCTCCAGCTGTCATTCCCCGGAAGGGTTACTAGAACAGCCAGCTAACGAAACACCACCGGAACAGGTCCGGCCCGGAAGGAAGAGCACAGAAGGGGAAGGGTAATTAGTAATCGCCTGGCAACAGCGACCGGTCAGGTGATTATCCCCTTCCGAGAAGCCGTGGAAAAACCTACaactaaagggggcagaagacggcaggccaactgacaccctaaaggaggaATTAGCTGAGGCTATACTAAACCAAAATATTGAAAcaggaattattggaagtaccgACGAATAAAATAATCCATCTACTAACCTAGCCAAAACCTTCCAAAATCAGATATACTGATCTGGTCGGGTGACTTAGGACGGCGCCTACTGGAACGTCGCGAAAGAGGAAACTCAGAACCTaaactaaccctccaaaatcaaaTATATCGACTTGGTCAGGAAAGATGGGTCTAGCACCTACATTCTGTGACAAGAGAGAATTCTCTAGTAAAGGATCACCTTCCAAAACTAATTTAATAGTCTGGTCAGGATCACCAGAACTAAAACCAACTAAGGTAGAGAGAGAAAACTCTTAACCGCCCAGCCTAACTTCCAAATTCTAACctagatctggtcaggtaggctaggaacGGTAATAAGCAACCAGGGATAGATGATATTCGTTTAGGACTCCCATCCTCATCAATATAATAGCATTAATATTGTAACATaaactaaataacaataaaatcatcTACATAAAATGCATGAGCACCGCGAAATAATGAGAATTATCATTTCCCGaagtaaaagaaatgtggtaaccaacctaggctagcctaggtcgtTTCAACACAATATTCGCGCATGtagtagaatgaaaatttattgcaTTCGTGAGAGAACCACATCGCTCCTGAAGGccttgaaaaggagagagagagggaaacccTCTAATAGGTTataattaaaattgataaaatttttatttaaaacaacCTATCGGCACCTATCAGGAGCGAAATGGTAAAATTCCATGATAACAGTAACGTATACTGTAATGATCAAAAGGGATAATGATTTATCGTAATAAAAGTGAGGAGACTAAATCCGCGAACACAATGCATTTAAATGGCCGCCCGAGAGACGATACGCGGGCTCTCCgagtaacattaaaataaaaaaaccacatAAATGCACCGTTGTCCAAATGCGTTTAAAGTCATCAAaataatactcaacttagatgaagatgctTCTTGAAGTTCAGAAGACATGATAAATCCAAAAATCACCAAAAGATCAAATTCACAACAAAAACACGACTACGTGTCAACGAGCGCTATGAAGGAATGTAGATCTTGGCAGAAGAAGTAGGGACGAGCGGAGGGTGTTCGTTGTAACGGCTCCTCTCTAgtgagggattttgagagagagactatttggcTGGAGGTCTGTGGTAGTGGCATCCACTCGCCCtgtttttataccgacacctatgAAGGTGTtcgatccagaggtagtaactctggcatttccatatagcttttttctctggtatatttagcaagtATTTATACCTTGAAATGAGTGTTATGAgggcatttcactgggcgacacaggccaatCCCAGAAAAGACTGTTTCACTAACTTCAAGCAAAAAGTTACTTTAGAAGAAGTTGAAGTAGCCACTGACGGAACAGGACGATTTGGCGCTGACAATTTGGCGCCGTCATTTTGGCGATAGACAGTTTGGCACTCATTGTTTTGGCGATGAGCTGTTTTGGCGCCAAGAAACAAACTTAAGGACCATTCGCAAATTTGTGTCTCGTTTAGTGATCACCTCATTACACCAAGGCTCGTCTGATTTGAGAATTGTAATAGTAAACTAGTTGTTACGATATTCAAGtcttttttatattggaaaacgcttttctttagtttcttgtaCAGCCCATATTTTAAATGGCCGCCAAAAATCTTAATAGATAGAGGCAAGCCAAAATTTTCACACAacggatatatgtatgtgtttgacaAATGTAGTAAAAACGATCCTTATCTCAagttttggaggtgtgaatcacaAAAATGAGTGTAAAGGGCGTATTCATACTAAGAACCAGGAAGTAGTGAAAAAAGTAAATGGACATTCACAACGGTGCGTCGGCAGTAAATGTGGAAGTTGCTTAAATTAAAACAAGCGTAAATCGTAAAGCAGGGGAAACTTTTGAAGTGCCGTCATCAGTTGTTGATGTTTGCATTGAAAATAGCTCTCAAGCTGCTCTGGCAGCATTGCCCACTTCAGATGCCATGAAAAAAATTGTACGACGAAAGCGAAATCAAATATATTCTGCGCCTGCAAACCCTCTCAGTTTAAGTGAATTAGTAATACCGGACGAGTACAAACTTTACCTTACGCACGGTGGTCATTTGTGAAGACTTTTGCTTGGAGATAGCAAGGAGAGAAAATGAcagaattttaatatttggtagaaAGACCTGGGTAAATATTTTACGTGATTCTGATGTATGGTACGCCGATGGCACGTTTAAGATGTCAGGTTTACGTAATTATGGCAAGAAAGCATGAAGGAGTTCTCCCTATACTATACGCCCTATTACCTAATAAGCGTCGAACAACATACGTGAAAATGTTTCGAATGATAACTGAGATGTCTGCAGAGTTGCAACCAAAGGGCATTTATTGTGATTATGAACAAGCAGCTTTTTCTGCAATGACAGAATGTTTTCCGGATGTGGAGTTGAAAGGCTGCTTCTTCCATTTTGCACATAATATTCATAAGCACCTGAAACAACTTGGGCTCCAACATTTGTATAATAATGACCCCGACTTCTCAGTAAAAGCCAAAATGATCGTTGCTTTATCTTTTGTACCTATTTCTCACATGGATGTTTACATCGATGCTTTGGCGCAATATTTACCTGATGAACTCCAGCCGTTAATGAACTGGGTCGAAGATAATTATGTAGGAAGACCTCTGAGGAGGGGAAATGGCCGACGTTCACCACTTTTCCCTACACAAATGTGGAATAGGTTTATAGTAGAACGATATTAGGTGAGGACAGGACAAACAATCATGCTGAAGCTACGCCACAGGAAAATCTATGCAGAACATGGAATGAACCACCCAGTTATATGGAAATTCATCGATGGCATAAAGAGAATTCAGAAAGGACGCAATTCTTACTATGAACAACTAATGGCTGGGAATCCTCCAGTTCTAAAACGCTTAAATACATTAAGACTGATGAACGCATTTTAACTATAGTACAGCAGTTTGATTCACGGGAACCACTGGAATACTTACGTGGTTTGGCATATAACTATGAAATGCATTAACATGTtggtgaaaatatttcattttatttcatttttgtagcattttaatactgtattgctgaaaataaatagaactttttttatttttatgttatttttgacccatgcaatatatataaacacacacatgtatatttatatatatatatatatatacattaatatatatcacGGTCAGAAAATTTTCAAGCTGGCGCCAAATGGGCTAGCGCCAAAATAACTAGCGCCAAAACGGCGGCGCCAAATCATCGTCGCCAAAAGAGCGACGCCGAAACGTACTGGATTCGCCACTGAAGCTTACCCAATGATTGCCAAAGAAAGACTTTTGACTGAACTTAGAGCATTCTATGACAGATGTGATTTGCATGAGTTTTCCAAATTGAGTGAACTATTGAAGATTGTGAATGAAAATAGCTTAGGTGTACTCTGTGAAATgacaaaacttataaaaattcttttgaCAATTCCAATGACTACAGCTGAGCCCGAACGCTGTTTTTCAACACTGAAGAGGGTCAAAACTTTCTTAAGTAGCACTATGAAGCAGGAGAGGCTAAATGCACTTGCTATGATTTCAATAGAGAAGATTTCTATCAATAATATGccaggtctaaatgaaaaagttaTTGATCTGTTTGCACAAAACAAGAACAAGAGAATGGACTTCCTTTTCAAATAGCGTAAGCCTGCCCTGAGAAAGTCAAGCATTTACTATTAAGATAAGACTTGGGAACAATACTTGTCAAGGGAGAACAAGTGCTCCACTCCGGCACTGCTCTGCATCGCTGAGTTTTACCCAGAAATATGTCAGAGGGCACTCTCCTTGCTGAAGAACAGCCCAGCCCAAATAAAGCCTGAAGTGTAACAATTAGGTTttagaataaattttctttttatgtctgttCGTTTCCTTTCACACAATATTAAAACAAAGGCTAAATGTTTTCTGGAGCAGCACCTCCACTAATTTTAGCTACGAGCCGCCACTGATGGTAGTATGTCTCAAACCTTGATTTACGTATGCCTCTCTTTTTGTACACTTCCGTTTTCATAGACTTTTTCTTCTATGAAATTTTGTCTCGCTTAATGTAAGTTTCCTCGGTTTTTGTACACTCGGAAACGATCCATATGGGGCCCAGTGCGTGACCGGGCCCTGTATTGATTGCCCAatcaaagcatcccatcttctttcgCCACTGACTCcacttttgtgtttgttgttttttcgctttttatttaagtgcaactgctaaataagtcatcatggggccaaagaaccAAGTGCTAACCCTTCTgtaaaaaaggcaagaaacactaaagaatttaagaaagaactggTAGCAAAGttttggaggaagttgcatgccgatctgtgagaaaatgcctacaacaagcactggtattagtgaatttaaggccagcagagacgggtttaaaaaattcaaaaaatgaatGGTCATACATAATGTgtctacttcagggattaaggacatgtttgcaaagtggaatgatgaaaaaaattttgtggaggattatcatcccaacaaagaagttgtaatccgtatttccaacatgtttaatgacaatgctgtgtttaactttaggcaaattttaaagaaacaccagaaacaaatgtctctggacagttttgttgtgcgataggggtccagtaactctcaagctggtcctagtgccagtaaaaaacaaagttggGAAGTAATCTCAGATAGTGCcactaaaaaaaatgttattgttataatacaattaagtttgttcatacttacctggcagataatatatatagctgtattttctgaaagtccaacagaatttcaaaactcgcggcacacgcagtgggcagccaggtggtagtactcattcccgccgctgggaggcggatatcaggaaccattcccattttctattcatattttatcaatgccgctgtctcctgaggggaggggggtgggcactctaattatatatatcagccaggtaagtatgaacaaacttaattgtattaataacaataacatttttgttcatgcaacttacctgacagatatatatatagctgaatcccaccttcagatggtgggaagagacagaataggatttgtaggaaactaaattaagtagatgatgtacaccttggttcctcactgttagcaaagtagactctgtgattactgtcacttaa carries:
- the LOC135223347 gene encoding uncharacterized protein LOC135223347, whose translation is MARKHEGVLPILYALLPNKRRTTYVKMFRMITEMSAELQPKGIYCDYEQAAFSAMTECFPDVELKGCFFHFAHNIHKHLKQLGLQHLYNNDPDFSVKAKMIVALSFVPISHMDVYIDALAQYLPDELQPLMNWVEDNYVGRPLRRGNGRRSPLFPTQMWNRFIVERY